The proteins below come from a single Papaver somniferum cultivar HN1 chromosome 11, ASM357369v1, whole genome shotgun sequence genomic window:
- the LOC113322358 gene encoding cationic peroxidase 1-like: MASYSSYSSWPFFFFVLVSSLCMFGMNISITSAQLSSTFYATSCPNLLPTIQAAVVNAVSNEARMGASLLRLHFHDCFVNGCDASILLDDTSSFTGEKTAGPNANSVRGFNVIDTIKTQVEAICPKTVSCADILAVAARDSVAALGGRPWVVQLGRRDAKTASMSDANSNLPAATLGLSGLIASFSTKGFTTKEMVILSGSHSIGQARCTTFRSRIHNETNIDAPFATSLKTSCPTSGNDNNLSPLDATPIIFDNTYYKNLVSKKGLLHSDQELFNSGSTDAQVTTYSNDNPTFLTDFAVAMVKMGNLSPLTGSNGEIRTNCRKLN, translated from the exons ATGGCTTCTtactcttcatattcttcttggCCATTCTTTTTCTTTGTTCTAGTATCATCATTGTGCATGTTTGGCATGAATATTAGCATAACATCTGCACAGTTATCTTCCACTTTTTATGCGACTAGTTGCCCTAACCTCCTCCCTACCATCCAAGCTGCAGTAGTAAATGCAGTTTCTAACGAAGCCAGAATGGGAGCTTCTCTATTACGTCTTCATTTTCATGACTGCTTTGTTAAT GGTTGTGATGCTTCCATTCTGTTGGATGATACATCAAGCTTCACTGGAGAAAAGACAGCAGGACCAAATGCAAATTCTGTGAGAGGGTTTAATGTCATTGACACCATAAAAACTCAAGTTGAGGCAATCTGCCCTAAAACTGTTTCTTGCGCTGACATTCTTGCCGTTGCAGCTCGAGATTCTGTTGCTGCC TTGGGTGGGCGTCCATGGGTTGTACAATTAGGAAGAAGAGATGCTAAAACTGCAAGTATGAGTGATGCTAATAGCAACCTCCCCGCTGCCACACTTGGTCTTAGTGGCTTGATTGCTTCCTTCTCCACCAAAGGTTTTACTACCAAAGAAATGGTGATTCTCTCTG GATCTCACTCTATTGGTCAAGCTAGATGCACAACTTTTCGAAGTCGAATCCACAATGAAACGAACATAGATGCACCTTTCGCTACATCTTTGAAGACTAGTTGTCCAACATCAGGAAATGATAATAATCTTTCCCCACTCGACGCAACCCCAATAATTTTCGATAACACTTATTACAAGAATTTAGTTAGCAAGAAAGGACTTCTTCATTCGGATCAAGAACTTTTCAATAGTGGATCTACAGATGCTCAAGTGACAACTTACAGCAATGACAACCCGACATTCTTGACTGATTTTGCTGTTGCCATGGTAAAGATGGGAAATCTTAGCCCTTTAACGGGTAGCAATGGAGAAATCAGAACTAATTGCAGGAAACTCAATTAA
- the LOC113322360 gene encoding cationic peroxidase 1-like isoform X2, producing MAYSSSSSSWPFFFFLLVSSLCITTTAQLSPSFYSSSCPNVLFTIQNAVLTAISNEPRMGASLLRLHFHDCFVNGCDASILLDDTSSFTGEKTAFPNANSVRGYDIIDTIKAQVEALCPKIVSCADILAVAARDSVAALGGRPWIVQLGRRDAKTASKNDANTNLPPATLSLSGLITSFSNKGFTTKEMVILSGSHSIGQARCTTFRSRIHNETNIDAPFATLRKTSCPTSGNDNNLAPLDATPLLFDNTYYKNLVSKKGLLHSDQELFNGGSTDAQVTAYSNDNPTFLTDFAVAMVKMGNLSPLTGSNGEIRTNCRKLN from the exons ATGGCttactcttcttcatcttcttcttggccattctttttctttcttctagtATCATCGCTGTGCAT TACAACAACTGCTCAGTTATCTCCAAGTTTCTATTCGAGCAGTTGCCCTAATGTTCTCTTTACCATCCAAAATGCAGTACTGACTGCAATTTCAAATGAACCCAGAATGGGAGCTTCTTTATTGCGTCTACATTTTCATGACTGTTTCGTTAAT GGCTGTGATGCATCTATTCTATTGGATGACACATCGAGTTTCACAGGAGAAAAGACAGCATTTCCGAATGCAAATTCAGTGAGAGGATATGATATTATTGACACCATAAAAGCCCAAGTGGAGGCACTCTGCCCTAAAATTGTTTCTTGTGCTGACATCCTTGCTGTTGCAGCTCGTGATTCTGTTGCCGCT TTGGGTGGGCGTCCATGGATTGTACAATTAGGAAGAAGAGATGCCAAGACTGCGAGTAAGAATGATGCAAATACCAACCTACCTCCTGCTACTCTTAGTCTCAGCGGTTTGATTACTTCCTTCTCCAACAAAGGTTTTACTACCAAAGAAATGGTTATTCTCTCTG gATCTCATTCTATTGGCCAAGCAAGATGCACAACTTTTCGAAGTCGAATCCACAATGAAACCAACATAGATGCACCTTTTGCTACATTACGGAAGACTAGTTGTCCTACATCTGGAAATGACAATAATCTTGCCCCACTTGACGCAACCCCATTACTTTTCGATAACACATATTATAAGAATTTGGTAAGCAAGAAAGGACTTCTTCATTCAGACCAAGAACTCTTCAATGGTGGTTCGACTGATGCTCAAGTCACAGCTTACAGTAATGACAACCCTACATTCTTGACTGATTTTGCTGTTGCCATGGTGAAGATGGGTAATCTTAGCCCTCTAACAGGTAGTAATGGCGAGATTAGAACCAATTGCAGGAAACTCAATTAA
- the LOC113322360 gene encoding cationic peroxidase 1-like isoform X1 codes for MAYSSSSSSWPFFFFLLVSSLCMFGMNISTTTAQLSPSFYSSSCPNVLFTIQNAVLTAISNEPRMGASLLRLHFHDCFVNGCDASILLDDTSSFTGEKTAFPNANSVRGYDIIDTIKAQVEALCPKIVSCADILAVAARDSVAALGGRPWIVQLGRRDAKTASKNDANTNLPPATLSLSGLITSFSNKGFTTKEMVILSGSHSIGQARCTTFRSRIHNETNIDAPFATLRKTSCPTSGNDNNLAPLDATPLLFDNTYYKNLVSKKGLLHSDQELFNGGSTDAQVTAYSNDNPTFLTDFAVAMVKMGNLSPLTGSNGEIRTNCRKLN; via the exons ATGGCttactcttcttcatcttcttcttggccattctttttctttcttctagtATCATCGCTGTGCATGTTTGGCATGAACATTAGTACAACAACTGCTCAGTTATCTCCAAGTTTCTATTCGAGCAGTTGCCCTAATGTTCTCTTTACCATCCAAAATGCAGTACTGACTGCAATTTCAAATGAACCCAGAATGGGAGCTTCTTTATTGCGTCTACATTTTCATGACTGTTTCGTTAAT GGCTGTGATGCATCTATTCTATTGGATGACACATCGAGTTTCACAGGAGAAAAGACAGCATTTCCGAATGCAAATTCAGTGAGAGGATATGATATTATTGACACCATAAAAGCCCAAGTGGAGGCACTCTGCCCTAAAATTGTTTCTTGTGCTGACATCCTTGCTGTTGCAGCTCGTGATTCTGTTGCCGCT TTGGGTGGGCGTCCATGGATTGTACAATTAGGAAGAAGAGATGCCAAGACTGCGAGTAAGAATGATGCAAATACCAACCTACCTCCTGCTACTCTTAGTCTCAGCGGTTTGATTACTTCCTTCTCCAACAAAGGTTTTACTACCAAAGAAATGGTTATTCTCTCTG gATCTCATTCTATTGGCCAAGCAAGATGCACAACTTTTCGAAGTCGAATCCACAATGAAACCAACATAGATGCACCTTTTGCTACATTACGGAAGACTAGTTGTCCTACATCTGGAAATGACAATAATCTTGCCCCACTTGACGCAACCCCATTACTTTTCGATAACACATATTATAAGAATTTGGTAAGCAAGAAAGGACTTCTTCATTCAGACCAAGAACTCTTCAATGGTGGTTCGACTGATGCTCAAGTCACAGCTTACAGTAATGACAACCCTACATTCTTGACTGATTTTGCTGTTGCCATGGTGAAGATGGGTAATCTTAGCCCTCTAACAGGTAGTAATGGCGAGATTAGAACCAATTGCAGGAAACTCAATTAA
- the LOC113323101 gene encoding cationic peroxidase 1-like, with the protein MASYSSYSSWPFFFFVLVSSLCMFGMNISITSAQLSSTFYATSCPNLLPTIQAAVVNAVSNEARMGASLLRLHFHDCFVNGCDASILLDDTSSFTGEKTAGPNANSVRGFNVIDTIKTQVEAICPKTVSCADILAVAARDSVAALGGRPWVVQLGRRDAKTASMSDANSNLPAATLGLSGLITSFSTKGFTTKEMVILSGSHSIGQARCTTFRSRIHNETNIDAPFATSLKTSCPTSGNDNNLSPLDATPIIFDNTYYKNLVSKKGLLHSDQELFNSGSTDAQVTTYSNVNPTFLTDFAVAMVKMGNLSPLTGSNGEIRTNCRKLN; encoded by the exons ATGGCTTCTtactcttcatattcttcttggCCATTCTTTTTCTTTGTTCTAGTATCATCATTGTGCATGTTTGGCATGAATATTAGCATAACATCTGCACAGTTATCTTCCACTTTTTATGCGACTAGTTGCCCTAACCTCCTCCCTACCATCCAAGCTGCAGTAGTAAATGCAGTTTCAAACGAGGCCAGAATGGGAGCTTCTCTATTACGTCTTCATTTTCATGACTGCTTTGTTAAT GGTTGTGATGCTTCCATTCTGTTGGATGATACATCAAGCTTCACTGGAGAAAAGACAGCAGGACCAAATGCAAATTCTGTGAGAGGGTTTAATGTCATTGACACCATAAAAACTCAAGTTGAGGCAATCTGCCCTAAAACTGTTTCTTGCGCTGACATTCTTGCCGTTGCAGCTCGAGATTCTGTTGCTGCC TTGGGTGGGCGTCCATGGGTTGTACAATTAGGAAGAAGAGATGCTAAAACTGCAAGTATGAGTGATGCTAATAGCAACCTCCCCGCTGCCACACTTGGTCTTAGTGGCTTGATTACTTCCTTCTCCACCAAAGGTTTTACTACCAAAGAAATGGTGATTCTCTCTG GATCTCACTCTATTGGTCAAGCTAGATGCACAACTTTTCGAAGTCGAATCCACAATGAAACGAACATAGATGCACCTTTCGCTACATCTTTGAAGACTAGTTGTCCAACATCAGGAAATGATAATAATCTTTCCCCACTCGACGCAACCCCAATAATTTTCGATAACACTTATTACAAGAATTTAGTTAGCAAGAAAGGACTTCTTCATTCGGATCAAGAACTTTTCAATAGTGGATCTACAGATGCTCAAGTGACAACTTACAGCAATGTCAACCCGACATTCTTGACTGATTTTGCTGTTGCCATGGTAAAGATGGGAAATCTTAGCCCTTTAACGGGTAGCAATGGAGAAATCAGAACTAATTGCAGGAAACTCAATTAA
- the LOC113323102 gene encoding cationic peroxidase 1-like, with product MAYSSSSSSWPFFFFLLVSSLCMFGMNISTTTAQLSPSFYSSSCPNVLFTIQNAVLTAISNEPRMGASLLRLHFHDCFVNGCDASILLDDTSSFTGEKTAFPNANSVRGYDIIDTIKAQVEALCPKIVSCADILAVAARDSVAALGGRPWIVQLGRRDAKTASKNDANTNLPPATLSLSGLITSFSNKGFTTKEMVILSGSHSIGQARCTTFRSRIHNETNIDAPFATLRKTSCPTSGNDNNLAPLDATPLLFDNTYYKNLVSKKGLLHSDQELFNGGSTDAQVTAYSNDNPTFLTDFAVAMVKMGNLSPLTGSNGEIRTNCRKLN from the exons ATGGCttactcttcttcatcttcttcttggccattctttttctttcttctagtATCATCGCTGTGCATGTTTGGCATGAACATTAGTACAACAACTGCTCAGTTATCTCCAAGTTTCTATTCGAGCAGTTGCCCTAATGTTCTCTTTACCATCCAAAATGCAGTACTGACTGCAATTTCAAATGAACCCAGAATGGGAGCTTCTTTATTGCGTCTACATTTTCATGACTGTTTCGTTAAT GGCTGTGATGCATCTATTCTATTGGATGACACATCGAGTTTCACAGGAGAAAAGACAGCATTTCCAAATGCAAATTCAGTGAGAGGATATGATATTATTGACACCATAAAAGCTCAAGTGGAGGCACTCTGCCCTAAAATTGTTTCTTGTGCTGACATCCTTGCTGTTGCAGCTCGTGATTCTGTTGCCGCT TTGGGTGGGCGTCCATGGATTGTACAATTAGGAAGAAGAGATGCCAAGACTGCGAGTAAGAATGATGCAAATACCAACCTACCTCCTGCTACTCTTAGTCTCAGCGGTTTGATTACTTCCTTCTCCAACAAAGGTTTTACTACCAAAGAAATGGTTATTCTCTCTG gATCTCATTCTATTGGCCAAGCAAGATGCACAACTTTTCGAAGTCGAATCCACAATGAAACCAACATAGATGCACCTTTTGCTACATTACGGAAGACTAGTTGTCCTACATCTGGAAATGACAATAATCTTGCCCCACTTGACGCAACCCCATTACTTTTCGATAACACATATTATAAGAATTTGGTAAGCAAGAAAGGACTTCTTCATTCAGACCAAGAACTCTTCAATGGTGGTTCAACTGATGCTCAAGTCACAGCTTACAGTAATGACAACCCTACATTCTTGACTGATTTTGCTGTTGCCATGGTGAAGATGGGTAATCTTAGCCCTCTAACAGGTAGTAATGGCGAGATTAGAACCAATTGCAGGAAACTCAATTAA